AGCGTGAGGTCGAAGGTCATTTGACGGCTCCAATAATTCCGTTTGAGAAGCTTTTCTGAAGTACTAGGAAGATAACCATTGTCGGAAGGGATGCAATCAGGACTGAAAGCATCAGAACACCATAGTCGGTTACGTAGCCCGCTGTGAGACCTGAGGTCAACATCGGCAGGGTTTGGAATCTTGCAGGTAGGATCACCTTCGGCCACATAAAGCTATTCCACGCAGCCATGAAGGTAATAACCGTGGCAGCAGAGAAGGTTGGCTTCATCATTGGCATGTAGATGCGCGTGAAAATAGCGATCTCACCCAGACCATCAATGCGCGCTGCCTCCAGGGTTTCATGGGGGAAACTGCGTGAGGCCTGCCTGAACAGCAGAATCAGGAACGGCGTCGCGACCGTCGGCAGAACAACCGCCATCGTCGAACCCCAGAATCCCTTCAGCATCCCAAAGTCGGCAAACAGGGTGAACAGGGGAATCATCGTCGCAGCGAACGGGATCATCATCGCGAGGAGCAGAACCTTCATCAGGTTGTCTTTTCCGCGTGAATGGTAGATCTCAAACCCGTAACCAGCGATAGAACAGATGATGAGGGCGAGGACGGTTGTGATCACCGCGTTAATCGTGGAGTGCATG
This genomic stretch from Schaalia sp. JY-X169 harbors:
- a CDS encoding carbohydrate ABC transporter permease, translated to MTNKTLRKAPGYIFLVIFSLFSLFPLYFMLVSATNTSRDVLAARMLPGGAFMENWTNLTANHGLWPAVMHSTINAVITTVLALIICSIAGYGFEIYHSRGKDNLMKVLLLAMMIPFAATMIPLFTLFADFGMLKGFWGSTMAVVLPTVATPFLILLFRQASRSFPHETLEAARIDGLGEIAIFTRIYMPMMKPTFSAATVITFMAAWNSFMWPKVILPARFQTLPMLTSGLTAGYVTDYGVLMLSVLIASLPTMVIFLVLQKSFSNGIIGAVK